A section of the Triticum dicoccoides isolate Atlit2015 ecotype Zavitan chromosome 7A, WEW_v2.0, whole genome shotgun sequence genome encodes:
- the LOC119329262 gene encoding putative U-box domain-containing protein 42 — MQRSGGQARKAALAESIAAISEVMSTMASADVGQEKFLDAGSRLQRVPPATLEVQRVQNSPANVMHVAEYLAANVDLAKDLVARCSAVAQQLMDEDLQSITEDLDNVIKNIGHELSRIPASAFGSKRCADAAVGTHLQVTANGQHPNDQRSCDGYSEGNMTIVVANDRPKRRALHDGDMPRLVDFLQGMYHESHEFGGQSFSSLPEVAEYVEPLYDSFFCPLTNKVMVDPVTTESGITYDRRTIEEYFDSLTDDSEPVICPVTKIAMQSKTLRTNVPLKSTIAEWIMRNEATRIRIARTALSLARTEAMILEAIHELKLLARTRRKNREQMHKIGITKFLARLLEHKDALIRCDSLELLCLLVEDEPGKEIIAKTRAVSRTIKLLSSSSSDERHAAICFLLELSKSELLLENIGATAGSILILITMKFNNSDDPITSEKAGEVLQNLEKCPKNIKYMAESGYLDPLQRHLVEGSEDVQMEMVGYLGELVQKQEMTINIAGSASEILVKMVHSGNASICKAALDVLVQISSHQPNGKTLVDAGAVPVMVEALFIRKIDDEPMGSKTEAAAVLANIVKSGMNPEAIVVNKEGHVITSKYSVYNFAHMLRCSMPDDLNLNILRVLLALTALPKPLATVVSVMKEQDSSQTVIEFMGSPSEALGIAATKLLTALSPQMGHTIAEKLCKVPGQLGRLIRSISQLGRITERHAVSATLLSKLPYQHLTLNLALLHQNAVPTMLAKIEEMQHGGMRASRHAKPYLEGLVGSLVRLTTTLHDQDVLQAAMDHNFTSVLTDLLVRSSGSDEVQRLAAVGLENLSQQSANRSKPPSEEQQPKKNILRRLRTGRVHDNRKPPAHSRLCPVHRGVCSPAATFCLVEGGTVECLLGVLESNENSHVVEAALGALCTLMDEGVDVVGGVAVLTEHDAPRHILRLVRQHRNDEQGSGAVLRRCFWALESFLENGGDRCVREVTSDRALPSALVGAFHKGDTATKQVAESVLRSLHRMPDYSATYMSVEL, encoded by the exons ATGCAG AGAAGTGGGGGGCAAGCCCGGAAGGCGGCACTCGCCGAGTCCATAGCGGCAATCTCTGAGGTCATGTCGACAATGGCCTCCGCTGACGTCGGCCAAGAGAAGTTCTTGGACGCAGGCAGCCGTCTTCAGCGCGTGCCCCCGGCGACATTGGAGGTGCAGAGGGTTCAGAATTCTCCGGCCAATGTGATGCACGTAGCCGAATATCTGGCTGCCAATGTCGACCTCGCCAAGGACCTCGTCGCTCGGTGCAGCGCCGTCGCGCAGCAGCTCATGGACGAAGACCTCCAGAGCATAACCGAGGACCTTGATAATGTGATAAAGAACATCGGTCATGAGCTCAGCAGGATACCTGCTTCAGCATTTGGTAGCAAGAGGTGTGCGGATGCAGCAGTCGGTACGCACCTTCAGGTCACTGCAAACGGGCAGCATCCTAATGATCAGCGTTCCTGTGATGGCTATTCTGAGGGCAACATGACGATAGTTGTGGCAAATGATAGACCCAAGAGAAGAGCACTGCACGACGGCGACATGCCAAGGTTGGTGGACTTCCTGCAGGGAATGTACCATGAGTCTCATGAATTCGGTGGACAGTCATTCAGTTCACTCCCTGAAGTCGCAGAGTACGTTGAGCCGTTGTATGATTCTTTCTTCTGCCCACTGACAAATAAGGTCATGGTTGATCCAGTGACTACTGAAAGCGGGATAACATATGACAGGAGAACCATTGAGGAGTACTTTGACAGTTTAACGGATGATTCTGAACCTGTGATCTGCCCGGTTACGAAAATAGCAATGCAGAGCAAGACTCTGAGGACTAATGTTCCACTCAAGAGCACAATCGCGGAATGGATTATGAGGAATGAAGCAACACGGATCAGAATCGCGCGTACTGCTCTCTCACTGGCAAGGACGGAGGCTATGATACTTGAAGCCATACATGAGCTGAAGCTGcttgccaggacgaggaggaagaacAGGGAGCAGATGCACAAGATTGGCATAACCAAGTTCCTTGCACGTCTGTTAGAGCACAAGGATGCACTGATACGCTGTGACTCACTGGAGCTCCTCTGCCTGCTGGTCGAAGATGAGCCAGGAAAG GAAATCATAGCAAAAACCAGAGCTGTCTCAAGGACAATAAAGCTGCTTTCTAGTAGTAGTTCGGATGAAAGACATGCAGCTATCTGTTTCTTGCTAGAGCTTTCAAAATCAGAGTTACTATTAGAAAACATCGGGGCAACTGCTGGAAGCAtattaattctgatcacgatgaaattCAACAACTCAGATGATCCAATTACTTCAGAGAAGGCCGGAGAGGTCCTCCAGAACCTGGAGAAATGCCCAAAGAATATCAAGTACATGGCTGAAAGCGGCTACTTGGACCCTCTCCAAAGGCATCTCGTTGAAG GGTCGGAAGATGTGCAGATGGAGATGGTGGGTTATCTCGGCGAGCTAGTCCAGAAGCAGGAGATGACCATCAACATTGCCGGGAGCGCATCGGAGATACTTGTCAAGATGGTGCACAGCGGCAATGCTAGTATCTGCAAGGCGGCGCTTGATGTCCTGGTCCAAATCTCTTCTCACCAGCCCAATGGCAAGACACTTGTGGACGCAGGCGCTGTTCCAGTCATGGTTGAGGCGCTCTTCATTCGAAAGATCGATGATGAGCCCATGGGATCCAAGACCGAGGCTGCAGCAGTACTTGCCAACATTGTCAAATCTGGCATGAACCCGGAGGCCATCGTTGTCAACAAGGAAGGTCATGTTATCACGTCCAAGTACTCGGTGTACAACTTTGCACACATGCTCAGATGCTCCATGCCCGACGATCTCAACCTCAACATTTTGCGTGTGCTGCTCGCGCTCACCGCGCTCCCCAAACCGCTTGCCACGGTGGTCTCAGTCATGAAGGAGCAAGACAGCAGCCAGACCGTGATCGAGTTCATGGGTTCACCTAGCGAGGCACTTGGCATTGCTGCGACGAAGCTGCTCACTGCATTGTCCCCACAGATGGGGCACACCATTGCCGAGAAGCTCTGCAAGGTGCCTGGGCAGCTGGGCAGGCTGATCAGGAGCATCAGCCAGTTGGGGCGGATCACGGAGCGGCACGCTGTGTCTGCGACGCTCCTGTCAAAGCTGCCCTATCAGCATCTGACACTCAACCTCGCGCTGCTGCACCAGAACGCAGTGCCGACCATGCTGGCCAAGATAGAGGAGATGCAGCATGGCGGGATGCGGGCGAGCCGCCATGCGAAGCCATACTTGGAGGGCCTCGTGGGCTCGCTCGTCCGGCTGACGACGACGCTGCACGACCAGGATGTGCTCCAGGCAGCCATGGACCATAACTTCACCTCGGTGCTGACCGATCTGCTCGTCCGGTCGTCAGGCAGTGACGaggtgcagcggctcgcggcgGTCGGCCTCGAGAACCTCAGCCAGCAGTCGGCGAACCGGTCGAAGCCGCCGTCCGAGGAACAGCAGCCCAAGAAGAACATTCTCCGGCGCCTGCGAACCGGCCGGGTGCACGACAACCGGAAACCGCCTGCGCACAGCCGTCTCTGCCCCGTGCACCGAGGCGTGTGCTCTCCCGCCGCCACGTTCTGCCTGGTGGAGGGCGGCACGGTCGAGTGCCTCCTCGGCGTCCTAGAGAGCAACGAGAACAGTCACGTGGTCGAGGCCGCACTGGGCGCGCTCTGCACGCTCATGGACGAAGGCGTGGACGTGGTGGGCGGCGTGGCCGTGCTCACCGAGCACGACGCTCCGCGGCACATTCTGCGGCTGGTGCGGCAGCACCGCAACGACGAGCAGGGCAGCGGCGCGGTGCTGCGGCGGTGCTTCTGGGCCCTGGAAAGCTTCCTCGAGAACGGCGGTGACCGGTGCGTCAGGGAGGTCACCTCTGACCGTGCCCTGCCCAGCGCGCTGGTGGGCGCCTTCCACAAGGGCGACACCGCCACCAAGCAGGTCGCCGAGAGCGTGCTCCGGAGCCTGCACCGGATGCCGGACTACTCGGCCACCTACATGTCCGTCGAGCTATAG